A single genomic interval of Portunus trituberculatus isolate SZX2019 chromosome 41, ASM1759143v1, whole genome shotgun sequence harbors:
- the LOC123516966 gene encoding trypsin-1-like has translation MTAAHCSLSDANYKIVAGEHKLSAVEDEEQHREVETIVIHPGWDNDTYENDIALLKLSEKLELDGKTVAPISLPTPLTKSTGECVVAGWGRISNENCTCSDVLRKVRLPIVSDEECRETYATINKEIFDSNICAGYKEGEKSSCKVILAAPSSAREKTTRTTWLAWCLGA, from the exons ATGACCGCcgctcactgctctctctctgaCGCGAACTATAAGATCGTAGCCGGTGAACATAAATTATCAGCAGTTGAAG ATGAGGAGCAGCACCGAGAGGTAGAAACCATTGTCATACATCCTGGGTGGGACAATGATACATATGAGAATGATATTGCCCTCCTGAAGCTGTCAGAGAAGCTGGAACTGGATGGAAAGACTGTCGCTCCCATCAGTCTGCCAACACCACTAACCAAATCCACAG gtgaatgtgtggtggCTGGCTGGGGCAGAATAAGTAACGAAAACTGCACATGCTCTGACGTGTTGAGGAAAGTCCGGTTACCTATCGTCTCAGACGAAGAATGCAGAGAGACATACGCTACCATTAATAAAGAGATCTTCGACAGTAATATCTGCGCTGGATACAAGGAGGGTGAAAAAAGCTCCTGCAA GGTGATTCTGGCGGCCCCTTCGTCTGCCAgggagaaaacaacaagaactacgTGGCTGGCTTGGTGTCTGGGGGCATAG